A single window of Desulfuromonas sp. TF DNA harbors:
- a CDS encoding tetratricopeptide repeat protein, with protein MRIVRRALLLAAALLLAGCAGLLPEAPTAPSQNAAVLALLDQAQAQRSAGQMEAAGASLERALRIEPRNPVLWQELARVRLDQGQYRQAENLAAKSNALAGDDKRLRPENWRIIGQARSLLGDVQGAQAAFERAERERW; from the coding sequence ATGAGAATAGTACGCCGCGCCCTCCTTCTGGCCGCAGCCCTGCTCCTGGCGGGATGTGCTGGGCTCCTGCCAGAAGCCCCGACGGCGCCTTCGCAAAATGCGGCTGTTCTGGCCCTTCTGGATCAGGCACAAGCACAACGGTCCGCCGGTCAGATGGAGGCGGCAGGCGCCTCCCTGGAGCGCGCCTTGCGCATCGAGCCGCGAAATCCTGTGTTGTGGCAGGAACTGGCGCGGGTCCGACTGGATCAGGGACAATATCGGCAGGCGGAAAACCTCGCTGCGAAATCCAATGCTCTCGCCGGGGATGACAAGCGCCTGCGGCCTGAGAACTGGCGAATCATCGGTCAAGCGCGAAGCCTGCTCGGGGACGTGCAGGGGGCGCAAGCTGCCTTCGAAAGGGCCGAGCGTGAAAGGTGGTAG
- a CDS encoding porin produces MKKQIFVLALMLAATAGFTRSGEAKSIEEILKDKGVITAEEYQEALKQKPNAAYVAGKGFKAATADGNYALLIGGYAQLIYRYTDFDSQAGDDRSDFDIRRFKLVLQGNIYSKNFGYKFQGDVSSGFVTEDALLNYKFGAPLTVQVGQFKPPQSRQELTGAGKQLFPERSLANDTFNLGRDQGVQAAGSFADKLVEYRLGLFNGNGPNTGNPDNRHMVSGRLDLNPLGAYAMDEAGWPVDEPLVNVGGSFAWNKVGASDIGSGFNRDNDVMDVALGLDALNAAGFTAAYGSDLTWLLWTANLNATWMGAVFAAEYFDLNADPDLGSDWDADGYYVQAGYQVIPKTLELAVRYSEVESDDVNASSSFDKSETQFGVNYYFAKHNLKVQSDYTMVEDDLNDDMDDNIFRLQAQFYY; encoded by the coding sequence GTGAAAAAGCAGATCTTCGTATTGGCGCTGATGCTCGCAGCGACCGCCGGCTTTACCCGAAGCGGTGAAGCCAAAAGCATCGAGGAGATTCTCAAGGACAAAGGGGTGATCACCGCCGAGGAGTACCAGGAGGCACTCAAGCAGAAACCGAACGCCGCCTATGTGGCGGGGAAGGGGTTCAAGGCGGCGACGGCCGACGGCAACTACGCCCTCCTGATTGGAGGATATGCCCAGCTGATCTACCGGTACACGGACTTCGACAGCCAGGCGGGTGACGACAGGAGCGATTTCGACATCCGGCGCTTCAAGCTGGTGCTTCAGGGCAACATCTATTCGAAAAACTTCGGATACAAGTTTCAGGGAGACGTCTCCAGCGGCTTCGTCACCGAGGACGCCTTACTCAACTACAAATTCGGGGCTCCTCTCACCGTGCAGGTCGGCCAGTTCAAGCCGCCACAGTCCCGGCAGGAGCTGACAGGCGCCGGCAAGCAGCTCTTTCCCGAGCGCTCTCTGGCCAACGACACCTTCAATCTCGGCCGCGACCAGGGCGTGCAGGCCGCCGGGAGCTTCGCCGACAAGCTGGTCGAATACCGCCTCGGCCTCTTCAACGGCAACGGCCCCAATACCGGCAACCCCGATAACCGTCACATGGTGTCCGGGCGCCTCGACCTCAATCCCCTCGGCGCCTACGCCATGGACGAAGCCGGCTGGCCGGTCGATGAGCCGCTGGTCAACGTCGGCGGCTCCTTCGCCTGGAACAAGGTGGGGGCGAGCGATATCGGCTCCGGCTTCAACCGCGACAACGACGTCATGGATGTGGCTCTCGGCCTCGACGCCCTGAATGCCGCCGGCTTCACGGCCGCCTACGGCAGCGACCTCACTTGGCTGCTGTGGACCGCCAATCTGAACGCCACCTGGATGGGGGCCGTCTTCGCCGCCGAGTATTTTGACCTCAACGCCGATCCCGACCTGGGGAGTGACTGGGACGCCGACGGCTATTACGTTCAGGCCGGCTACCAGGTGATCCCCAAGACCCTTGAGCTGGCGGTGCGCTATTCCGAGGTCGAGTCCGACGACGTCAATGCGTCGTCCAGTTTCGACAAGTCGGAGACACAGTTCGGCGTCAACTACTACTTCGCCAAGCACAACCTCAAAGTGCAGAGCGACTACACCATGGTCGAGGACGACCTGAACGACGACATGGACGACAACATCTTCCGTCTTCAGGCCCAGTTCTACTACTGA
- a CDS encoding substrate-binding domain-containing protein, which produces MHRHLLAILLLLVMAVPGFAAERLRMSTTTSTENSGLLKVLLPPFEKANDCKVDVISVGTGKALKLGEAGDVDVVLVHARTLEDKFVADGFGVNRKDVMYNDFVVLGPADDPAGVKGSKSTAEAFAKIAEKQAPFVSRGDESGTHQKEKEIWQAAGVKPSGAWYVEAGQGMGEVIVMATEKDAYTMADRGTYNAFKKEKTDLVIVFEGEKGLFNPYGVIAVNPKKHPHVNYDLALHFIDYITGPMGQKIIADYKVDGDPIFFVYKK; this is translated from the coding sequence ATGCATCGTCATCTGTTAGCCATTCTACTGCTGCTGGTGATGGCCGTCCCAGGCTTCGCCGCGGAGCGGCTGCGTATGTCCACCACCACCTCCACCGAGAACTCGGGCCTGCTCAAGGTCCTTCTCCCCCCCTTCGAAAAAGCCAATGACTGCAAGGTCGACGTGATCTCCGTCGGCACCGGCAAGGCGCTCAAGCTCGGCGAGGCCGGGGACGTCGACGTGGTTCTGGTGCACGCCCGCACGCTGGAGGACAAGTTCGTCGCCGACGGCTTCGGCGTGAACCGCAAGGACGTCATGTACAACGACTTCGTGGTTCTCGGCCCGGCCGATGATCCTGCGGGGGTGAAGGGGTCGAAATCGACCGCCGAGGCGTTTGCGAAGATCGCCGAAAAGCAGGCGCCCTTCGTCTCCCGCGGCGACGAGTCGGGAACGCACCAGAAGGAGAAGGAGATTTGGCAGGCGGCTGGGGTGAAGCCGTCCGGCGCCTGGTACGTGGAGGCCGGCCAGGGGATGGGCGAGGTGATCGTGATGGCGACCGAGAAGGACGCCTACACCATGGCCGACCGGGGAACCTACAACGCCTTCAAGAAGGAGAAGACCGACCTGGTGATCGTCTTCGAAGGGGAGAAGGGACTCTTCAACCCTTACGGTGTGATCGCCGTCAATCCCAAGAAGCATCCGCATGTGAATTATGACCTGGCGCTGCATTTCATCGACTATATCACCGGCCCCATGGGGCAGAAAATCATCGCCGATTACAAGGTGGACGGCGATCCGATCTTCTTCGTCTACAAGAAATAG
- a CDS encoding ATP-binding cassette domain-containing protein, which yields MEPILALRNLEYRRGPQFSLSIDQLDFQPGCIYLLAGPNGAGKSTLMQLLGLLLPPDRGEIIVAGTVVRGGSDRQRLRRQITLVEQAPFLFDGTVYDNLAFGLRLRNIRGDLQRRRISSALEAVGLQGFDFRRARALSGGEIRRVALARAMVLRPKVLLLDEPTAGLDRESLPLFENCLAALPREGVTVILSTHDADQSRRLRGEVLRLEAGRRVALSRPGGIGGPPRMGLAV from the coding sequence ATGGAACCGATTCTTGCCTTGCGCAATCTGGAATACCGCCGGGGTCCCCAATTCAGCCTCAGCATCGACCAGCTGGACTTTCAGCCCGGATGCATCTACCTGCTGGCCGGGCCCAACGGAGCCGGCAAAAGCACCCTGATGCAGTTGCTCGGACTGCTGCTGCCGCCCGACCGGGGAGAGATCATCGTCGCGGGAACGGTGGTGCGGGGAGGATCGGACCGGCAGCGTCTGCGGCGGCAGATCACCCTGGTCGAGCAGGCGCCTTTCCTCTTCGACGGAACGGTCTACGACAATCTCGCCTTCGGTCTGCGCCTGCGGAATATCCGCGGCGACCTGCAGCGCCGCCGCATCTCCTCGGCCCTGGAGGCGGTGGGACTTCAGGGTTTCGATTTCCGCCGGGCGCGCGCCCTGTCCGGCGGCGAAATCCGGCGGGTAGCCCTGGCCCGGGCCATGGTCCTGCGACCGAAAGTCCTGCTTCTCGATGAGCCGACGGCCGGTCTCGACCGGGAGTCGCTGCCGCTCTTCGAGAACTGCCTGGCAGCTCTGCCCAGGGAGGGGGTCACCGTCATTCTCTCCACCCACGACGCCGATCAGTCCCGCCGCCTGCGGGGGGAGGTCCTGCGGCTCGAAGCGGGCCGGCGGGTTGCCCTCTCCCGGCCCGGAGGGATCGGCGGTCCCCCCCGCATGGGCCTCGCCGTGTAG
- a CDS encoding helix-turn-helix transcriptional regulator, with protein sequence MEKLLSTKEVAEFLGVNEKMIYTLINEKGLPATRITGKWLFPKHLVEQWVVSKTVNFPRQPESAVQVPNLLLVAGSNDILLDRTLALFRRQNPEHVALFGNLGSLGGLRALRQGLCHIATSHLAQENEEEYNFSFAATELEELPAVVNFCRREQGLFVPKGNPRNIKGVADIGAGELRIANRPLEASTRLLLDRELNKAGIDCRKVKGYDREFNSHLEVGLEVLSGRADIGPGIRAVASLLDLDFLPLRWERFDLLIPKEGFFAKGPQIFLELLHGSDFRSLAESLPGYDLSLSGKMVYPQSR encoded by the coding sequence ATGGAAAAACTTCTCTCGACCAAAGAGGTCGCGGAGTTTCTCGGGGTCAACGAGAAGATGATCTACACACTGATCAATGAGAAGGGCCTGCCGGCGACGCGGATCACCGGGAAGTGGCTGTTTCCCAAGCATCTGGTCGAACAATGGGTGGTGAGCAAGACGGTAAACTTCCCCCGGCAGCCGGAGTCGGCCGTCCAGGTCCCTAATCTGCTTCTTGTCGCGGGGAGCAACGACATCCTGCTCGACCGCACGCTGGCGCTCTTCCGGCGGCAGAACCCGGAACATGTCGCCCTGTTCGGCAACCTCGGCAGCCTCGGAGGTCTGAGGGCGCTGCGGCAGGGACTCTGCCACATCGCCACCAGCCATCTGGCCCAGGAAAATGAGGAGGAGTACAACTTCTCTTTCGCGGCAACCGAGCTGGAGGAGCTGCCCGCGGTGGTCAACTTCTGCCGCCGCGAGCAGGGCCTCTTCGTCCCCAAGGGGAACCCCCGAAATATAAAGGGGGTCGCCGACATCGGCGCCGGGGAGCTGAGGATAGCCAACCGGCCCCTGGAAGCAAGCACACGACTGCTGCTCGACCGGGAACTCAACAAGGCCGGCATCGATTGCAGGAAGGTCAAGGGGTATGACCGCGAATTCAACAGTCACCTGGAAGTCGGCCTGGAGGTTTTGTCCGGGCGGGCGGACATCGGCCCGGGCATCCGCGCCGTCGCCTCCCTGCTCGATCTCGACTTCCTTCCCCTGCGCTGGGAACGCTTCGACCTGCTCATCCCCAAGGAAGGCTTCTTCGCCAAGGGGCCGCAAATATTTCTCGAGCTCCTCCATGGCAGCGACTTTCGGAGCCTGGCTGAGAGCCTCCCCGGTTATGACCTGAGTCTGAGCGGCAAGATGGTCTATCCCCAAAGCCGATAG
- a CDS encoding helicase HerA-like domain-containing protein: VFAEHFSRIGVPVFMADVKGDLSGLAKAGGDHPKIVERVETLGLEDFQPQGFPVVFWDLFGEQGHPVRTTVSEMGPLLLARLLDLNPTQAGVLTLVFKVADDQGLLLLDLKDLQALVRSVGDNAKDYRTTYGNISTASIGAIQRSLLALEQQGAEHFFGEPALNLDDLMQTGPGGLGVINILTADRLIRTPKIYATFLLWLIAELFEQLPEVGDPIKPRMVFFFDEAHLLFDDPSEALLEKVEQVVRLIRSKGVGIYFVTQNPLDVPDTILGQLGNRVQHALRAYTPRDQKAVRAAAQTFRPNPPLDVEQAISEVGVGEALVSFLDEKGIPAPVERALICPPASRLRPLDSKEREQVRSESIVGTVYDREIDRESAYEQLAARAQQQAAEPPLSTQRSRSRQTNSAGELLEAAAKSAARSIGTQLGRQIMRGVLGSLFGKRS, encoded by the coding sequence TGTGTTTGCGGAACACTTCAGCCGCATCGGCGTGCCGGTCTTCATGGCCGACGTCAAAGGAGACCTGTCCGGACTGGCTAAAGCCGGCGGGGATCATCCCAAAATCGTGGAGCGGGTTGAAACCCTCGGTCTGGAGGACTTCCAGCCTCAGGGTTTTCCCGTGGTGTTCTGGGACCTGTTCGGTGAGCAGGGACACCCGGTCCGCACCACGGTCTCGGAGATGGGCCCTTTGCTGCTCGCCCGCCTGCTCGACCTGAACCCGACCCAGGCAGGTGTTCTCACCCTGGTGTTCAAGGTCGCCGATGATCAGGGACTGCTGCTGCTCGATCTCAAGGACCTGCAGGCCCTGGTCCGATCCGTCGGCGACAACGCGAAGGACTATCGCACAACCTACGGCAATATCTCCACGGCCAGCATCGGCGCCATCCAGCGCTCGCTGTTGGCGCTGGAGCAGCAGGGCGCCGAACACTTCTTCGGTGAACCGGCCCTGAACCTGGATGACCTGATGCAGACCGGACCCGGCGGACTCGGGGTGATCAACATACTCACGGCCGACCGTCTGATCCGGACCCCCAAGATCTACGCCACCTTTCTGCTCTGGCTGATCGCCGAACTCTTCGAGCAGCTGCCGGAGGTCGGTGATCCGATCAAGCCGCGGATGGTTTTCTTTTTCGATGAAGCTCATCTGCTCTTCGACGACCCGTCCGAAGCCCTGCTCGAGAAGGTCGAACAGGTGGTCCGTCTGATCCGCTCGAAAGGCGTCGGCATCTATTTCGTCACCCAGAATCCCCTCGATGTGCCGGACACCATCCTCGGACAGCTCGGCAACCGGGTACAGCATGCCTTGCGCGCCTATACCCCGCGCGACCAGAAGGCGGTGCGTGCGGCGGCGCAGACATTCCGCCCCAACCCGCCTCTGGATGTCGAGCAGGCGATTTCGGAAGTCGGGGTCGGGGAGGCCCTGGTCTCCTTTCTCGACGAAAAAGGGATACCTGCGCCGGTGGAGCGGGCCTTGATCTGTCCGCCGGCCAGCCGCCTGCGTCCGCTCGATTCGAAGGAGCGCGAACAGGTACGATCCGAATCGATTGTCGGCACCGTCTATGACCGGGAAATCGACCGGGAATCCGCTTATGAGCAGTTGGCGGCCCGGGCCCAGCAGCAGGCGGCTGAGCCGCCTTTAAGCACCCAGCGCAGCCGATCGCGACAGACAAATTCGGCGGGAGAACTTCTCGAAGCTGCGGCCAAAAGCGCCGCCCGCTCGATCGGAACCCAACTCGGCCGCCAGATCATGCGGGGCGTGCTGGGTTCCCTGTTCGGCAAGCGGAGTTGA
- a CDS encoding helicase HerA-like domain-containing protein, translated as MTQLSLLPIAKTENFLGLLPRMANRHGLIAGATGTGKTVTL; from the coding sequence ATGACCCAGCTCTCCCTCCTGCCGATTGCCAAGACAGAGAATTTTCTGGGGCTGCTCCCGCGGATGGCCAACCGTCATGGCCTCATCGCCGGTGCGACCGGGACAGGCAAGACGGTCACGCTCT
- the mscL gene encoding large-conductance mechanosensitive channel protein MscL, with protein sequence MVKEFKEFVARGNVMDMAIGIILGAAFGAITKSMVDDVLMPPIGLLLGGVDFSNLFVVLREGLAAGPYLTVADAKEAGAVILTYGIFFQTIINFLIIAFAVFLVVKGVNRLKRAQEEPQPAAAPVTRDCPYCTMAIPLQARRCPQCTSEIEK encoded by the coding sequence ATGGTGAAGGAGTTCAAAGAGTTTGTAGCTCGCGGAAATGTCATGGACATGGCAATCGGGATTATTCTCGGCGCCGCATTCGGGGCCATCACCAAGTCCATGGTGGATGATGTCCTGATGCCGCCGATCGGATTGCTTCTGGGAGGTGTGGACTTCAGCAACTTATTCGTCGTCCTGAGGGAGGGGCTCGCTGCCGGTCCTTATCTCACCGTGGCCGACGCCAAGGAGGCCGGTGCCGTTATCCTCACCTACGGCATCTTCTTCCAGACGATCATCAATTTCCTCATCATCGCCTTCGCCGTTTTCCTCGTGGTGAAGGGGGTCAATCGGCTTAAACGCGCCCAGGAAGAGCCGCAGCCCGCAGCCGCCCCCGTCACCCGCGACTGTCCCTACTGTACCATGGCCATTCCCCTGCAGGCCCGGCGCTGTCCGCAATGCACCTCTGAGATCGAAAAATGA
- a CDS encoding TerC family protein codes for MHSLWLWIGFNLFVLMLLALDLGVLHRKEREVGIREALLLSLGYFVLALLFGAGVFHFLGSSTGVEFFTGYLLEKSLSVDNIFVFVLIFSHFSVPAQYQHRVLFWGILGALVMRAALILTGAAVIESFHWVVYIFGAFLIFTGGKMLVTINQEPDMEGNRLVRLIRRHFRVTEGFEGHRFFTRRNGLLYLTPLMVVLILVEVSDVVFALDSIPAIFAITTDPFIVYTSNVFAILGLRALYFALVGIIYRFHYLKYGLSLVLMVVGAKMLINAYFGKVIPTEVALLITALLISGSILVSMLKTRGMPAAAGAAERVHGWVPGSPRKPEAKESSRTEPGNEEKRK; via the coding sequence GTGCATTCCCTCTGGCTCTGGATCGGATTCAACCTCTTTGTCCTTATGCTGCTCGCCCTCGATCTAGGTGTGCTCCACCGCAAAGAAAGGGAGGTGGGGATTCGCGAGGCGCTCCTGCTCAGCCTCGGCTACTTCGTCCTGGCGCTGCTCTTCGGAGCCGGCGTCTTTCATTTCCTGGGATCAAGCACCGGGGTCGAGTTTTTCACCGGCTACCTCCTGGAGAAGAGCCTGAGCGTCGACAACATCTTCGTCTTCGTCCTGATCTTCAGCCATTTTTCGGTTCCGGCGCAGTACCAGCACCGGGTTCTGTTCTGGGGCATCCTGGGAGCCCTGGTGATGCGTGCCGCGCTGATCCTGACCGGTGCGGCGGTTATCGAATCCTTCCACTGGGTCGTCTACATCTTCGGCGCTTTCCTCATCTTCACGGGGGGCAAGATGCTGGTGACGATCAATCAGGAACCCGACATGGAGGGGAATCGCCTGGTCCGCCTGATCCGCCGCCATTTCCGGGTGACGGAAGGCTTCGAAGGGCACAGGTTCTTCACCCGCCGCAACGGCCTGCTTTATCTGACGCCGCTGATGGTGGTACTTATTCTGGTCGAAGTCTCCGACGTGGTGTTCGCGCTCGATTCCATTCCGGCCATTTTCGCCATCACCACCGATCCGTTCATCGTCTATACGTCCAATGTCTTCGCCATCCTTGGCCTGCGGGCGCTTTATTTCGCCTTGGTGGGCATCATTTACCGGTTCCACTATCTCAAGTATGGTCTCTCACTGGTGCTCATGGTGGTCGGCGCCAAGATGCTGATCAACGCGTATTTTGGAAAAGTCATCCCCACTGAGGTTGCGCTGCTCATTACCGCCTTGCTTATCAGCGGCTCGATTCTGGTATCGATGCTCAAGACACGGGGTATGCCCGCGGCGGCCGGCGCGGCCGAGAGGGTTCACGGGTGGGTTCCCGGCAGTCCGCGCAAGCCCGAAGCGAAAGAGAGTTCCCGGACTGAACCGGGGAATGAAGAGAAGAGGAAATAA
- a CDS encoding AI-2E family transporter, whose protein sequence is MADEEKRQSREQAKLEQRSFLLMLVLVTWLFFYLLKPFFGAVFWACVIGLLFYPLYQRLLKLWGNRRNLAAVATLAVCMCIGIVPLLFVLGSFFQQGAVLYQHLQTGEIDPGKYVERIREAFPAVQQFLERFDLDLNNLKDQLSGAAMTVSGYIAQNAVQLGQGTLQLFVSLGLMLYVAFFMLRDGPWLVALLVRALPLGDEREHLLFAKFAEVTRATVKGNLVVAAVQGTLGGLILWLLGIPGALLWGMVMTLLSLIPVVGAGLIWGPVAIYLFAIGHWGQGLTLTLFGVGVIGLVDNILRPVLVGRDTKLPDYIVLLSTLGGFAMFGMNGFVIGPLLAALFVAFWGIFMREFNAPQIILEDDSFAEEESVRDRE, encoded by the coding sequence ATGGCTGACGAGGAGAAAAGACAGAGCAGGGAACAGGCCAAGCTGGAGCAACGGTCATTTCTCCTGATGCTCGTCCTGGTGACATGGCTGTTTTTTTATTTGCTCAAGCCGTTTTTTGGTGCGGTTTTCTGGGCCTGCGTCATAGGCCTGTTGTTTTATCCCCTGTACCAGCGTTTATTGAAGCTCTGGGGGAACCGTCGCAACCTGGCGGCGGTGGCGACTCTTGCTGTCTGCATGTGCATCGGCATCGTCCCCCTCCTATTCGTGCTGGGCTCGTTTTTTCAGCAAGGCGCCGTCCTGTACCAGCACCTGCAGACCGGCGAGATCGATCCGGGAAAGTATGTCGAACGCATACGGGAGGCGTTCCCGGCGGTGCAGCAGTTTCTGGAACGTTTTGATCTTGACCTGAACAATCTCAAGGATCAACTCTCCGGCGCGGCCATGACCGTCAGCGGTTATATTGCACAGAACGCCGTGCAGCTCGGCCAGGGCACCCTGCAGTTGTTCGTCAGCCTCGGCCTCATGCTTTATGTGGCGTTTTTCATGCTGCGCGATGGACCTTGGCTCGTTGCCTTGCTGGTGCGCGCCCTGCCGCTCGGAGACGAGCGGGAACACCTTCTATTCGCCAAGTTCGCCGAAGTTACCCGCGCCACCGTCAAAGGCAATCTGGTGGTCGCTGCGGTGCAGGGAACCCTGGGCGGGCTGATTCTCTGGCTCCTCGGCATCCCGGGCGCGCTGCTATGGGGAATGGTGATGACCCTGCTGTCGCTTATCCCCGTGGTAGGGGCCGGTTTGATCTGGGGACCGGTCGCGATCTACCTGTTCGCCATCGGTCATTGGGGGCAGGGGCTGACCCTGACCTTGTTCGGCGTGGGTGTTATCGGCCTGGTCGATAATATTCTGCGCCCGGTTCTCGTGGGACGCGACACTAAGCTGCCGGACTATATCGTGCTGCTCTCGACACTCGGCGGCTTTGCGATGTTCGGGATGAACGGGTTCGTGATCGGTCCGTTGCTCGCGGCCCTGTTCGTGGCGTTCTGGGGGATTTTCATGCGGGAGTTCAATGCGCCGCAAATCATACTGGAAGATGACAGTTTTGCAGAGGAGGAGTCTGTAAGGGACCGTGAATGA